The region CTTCCTGGTGCCCGGGCTCACCATCTCCGTGCGCGACGAGCGCGTGGAGGGCGAGGAGCAGCCCTTCGAGGAGGAGTTCCGCTTCGACGGCGGGATCAGCGAGTTCTGCACCTTCCTGGCACCCGACGACGCGGTCAGCGACGTGCTGCGCATCCAGGGCAGCGGCAACTTCACCGAGACCGTCCCCGTGCTCGACGACGCCGGGCACATGGTCCCCGCCGACGTGGAGCGCCGGCTGGACGTGGACGTCGCGCTGCGCTGGGGCACCGGCTACGACACCACGGTCCGCTCCTTCGTCAACGTCATCGCCACCCCCAAGGGCGGCACCCACATCACCGGGTTCGAGCGCGCCCTGGTCCGGGTCATCAACGACCAGCTGCGCGCCGTCAAGCTGCTCAAGAACAGCGACGACCCGGTCACCAAGGACGACACCCAGGAGGGGCTCACCGCGGTCGTCACCGTCCGCCTGCCCGAGCCCCAGTTCGAGGGCCAGACCAAGGAGATCCTGGGCACCTCCGCGGCCGCCCGCATCGTCTCCCAGGTGGTCGGCCGGGAGCTGCGCGAATTCCTCACCTCCACCAACAAGGCGGACAAGGCCAAGGCCCGCACCGTCATGGAGAAGGTGGTCAACGCCGCCAAGGCCCGCCTGGCCGCCCGCCAGCAGCGCGAGACCCAGCGGCGCAAGAACGCCCTGGAGAACTCGGCGCTGCCCGCCAAGCTGGTGGACTGCCGCAGCGAGGGGCTGGACCGCAGCGAGCTGTTCATCGTCGAGGGGGACTCGGCGCTGGGCACCGCCAAGCTGGCCCGCGACTCGGAGTTCCAGGCGCTGCTGCCCATCCGCGGCAAGATCCTCAACGTGCAGAAGTCGTCGGTCGCCGACATGCTCAAGAACGCCGAGTGCGCCGCCATCATCCAGGTGATCGGCGCCGGGTCCGGCCGCAGCTTCGACCTCGACGCCGCCCGCTACGGCCGGGTCATCCTCATGGCCGACGCCGACGTGGACGGCGCGCACATCCGGTGCCTGCTGCTCACCCTCATCTACCGCTACATGCGGCCGATGCTGGAGGCGGGCCGGGTGTTCGCCGCGGTCCCGCCGCTGCACCGCATCGAGCTCACCAACACCCGCCGCAAGCGGGGGGCCAAGCCCGAGGACAAGTACATCTACACCTACTCCGACGCCGAGCTGACCCGCACCCTCCTGGACCTGGAGAAGCGCGGCATCGCCTGGAAGGAGCCGGTGCAGCGCTACAAGGGCCTGGGCGAGATGGACGCCGACCAGCTGGCCGAGACCACCATGGACCCGCGGTACCGCACCCTGCGCCGCATCCGGGTGGAGCAGGCCGAGGAGGCCGCGAACGTGTTCAACCTGCTCATGGGCAACGAGGTCGCGCCGCGCCGCCGGTTCATCCAGCAGGGCGCCCAGGAGCTCGACGTCGCCCGCATCGACGCCTAGCCCCCGCGGCCGCCCCCGCCCGCCACGGCCCCCTCGGCCCCGGTCCCGGACACTCCGGGGCCGGGGCCGTCCGGGTCAGGCGGGCGGGGCCCAGACGCCCTCGCCGAGGAAGCGGTCGATGGCGTCGCGGTACGGGGCGGGGTCCAGCCCCCGCTCGGCCACCCAGGCGTCGTTGTAGTAGCTGTGCCGGTAGCGCTCGCCGCCGTCGCAGATCAGGGTCACCACGCTGCCCCGGCGCCCTTCGTCGAGCATCCGGGCCACCAGGTGCCACACGCCCCACAGGTTGGTCCCGGTGGATCCGCCCGCCGACAGGCCGGTCCGGTCGTACAGGTGGCGCATGGCGGCGATGCTCGCGGCGTCGGGCACCGGCATCATCAGGTCGATGACCGACGGAACGAAGCTCGGCTCCATGCGCGGGCGGCCGATCCCCTCGATGCGCGAGGGCATCCCCGTGCCGTAGTCCGCGGCGCCGGTCACCCACCCCGGGAAGAACGCCGAGTTCTCCGGGTCCACCACCGCCAGCCGTGTGTGCAGCCGCTTGTAGCGCAGGTAACGGCCGATCGTCGCCGAGGTGCCGCCGGTGCCGGCGCCCACCACGATCCAGTCGGGGCACGGGTGCCGCTCCATCGACAGCTGCTCGAAGATCGACTCGGCGATGTTGTTGTTGCCGCGCCAGTCCGTCGCCCGTTCGGCGTAGGTGAACTGGTCCATGTAGTGGCCGCCGCTCTCCGCGGCCAGCCGCTCCGCCTCGGAGTACATGTCCGGCGGGGAGTCCACGAAGTGGCAGCGGCCCCCGTAGCGCTCGATCAGGGCGATCTTCTCCGGGCTCGTCCTGCGGGGGATCACCGTGACGAAGTCCAGGCCCAGCAGCCGTGCGAAGTACGCCTCCGACACCGCGGTGGAGCCGGAGCTGGCCTCCACGATCGTGGTGCCCTCGTCGATCCACCCGTTGGCCAGCCCGTACAGGAACAGGGACCGGGCGAGCCGGTGCTTGAGGCTGCCGGTCGGGTGGACCGACTCGTCCTTGAGGTAGAGGTCGATGCCCCATTCGGGGGGCAGCGGGAACACGTGCAGGTGCGTGTCGGCCGAGCGGTTCGCGTCCGCGATCACCTTGCGGACCGCCTCGTCGGCCCAGGAGCGCCGCGAGTCGCTGCATCGGTCCACCCAGGGGGTGCCGTCGGGGTCTGTCGGAGGTGCCATGACCAGCAGGGTAGCGGGCGGGCACGGCGAGGCCCCCGGGACTCCGCGTCCCGGGGCCCTCGGCGGGGTGCGGCCCTCAGTCGAGCGAGCCGCCCGACATCACCGCGTGCATGCGGCGGTAGGTGGCCGCCTCCTCGTGCCTGCTCTGGCGTTCCAGGGTGCGGGCGAGCGCGATGTGCGCCCAGTGGTCCACCGGGTCGAGCTCGATGATCCGGCGGAACGTCCGCTCCGCCTTGTTCAGCTGCGCGGAGTGGAAGTAGGCGCGGCCCAGGAGCTCCAGCAGGGAACGGCTCTCGGGCTCGTCCTCCACGGCCGGCTCCAGGGTTCTGGCCGCGTAGATGGGGTCGCCCAGCTCCATGAACATGCGGGCGCGGTTGAAGATGTCGTACGTGCTCTCTTCCACGAGTGCTCCTCCCGGCGGCACGGGGGCCGTCATCGGGTCGAACGGTCGGGGGGACGACCGCATTCCCCTAGTTGATCCCCGGTCACCGGGGGCGCACACGCCCGCGGGCCCCCTCAGAAGTCGACGGGGGAGAGCCGGCCGGTGTCCACGTCGTAGACCGCCCCCGCCACCGGCAGCCCGGCGGGCAGCAGCGGGTGGTGGCGGATGCGCTCCAGGTCGTGCCGCAGCGCCCCCAGCTGGTCGTTGTCGGTGTGGAAGTCCAGGCTGCGGGTGTCCACCCCGTACTCCTCCATGATGGTGTCGTGCACCGCGTCGTCGCTGGGGACGGACGCCATCTTGCACCTGGTGTGCGGCATGACCAGCACCCGCTCCACTCCCAGCAGGTACACGGCCAGCACCAGGGTCCGCAGGGTGTCATCGGTGACCCGGGCGCCCGCGTTGCGCATGATCTTGGCGTCGCCGGGCTTGAGGCCCAGCAGGTCCAGCGGTTCGATCCTGGAGTCCATGCAGGTCACCAGGGCCAGGCCGCGCGCGGCGACGGGCTTGAGCCCGGCCAGTGAATACCGGGCCGCGTAGTCCTCGTTGGCGGCGATGACGTCGTCGAACGCGCCGCCCGCCGGGCCGCTCGTGCTGTCGTTGCTCATGAGATCCCCCTCAGTCCGTACCCAAGACGATGCCGTGCACATCGAACCAGGTCGGTGTGCACGGCATGTTGCGACTTCCTCAGGCCCCGGAACCCGGGGCCGTGATACCGAAGTCGGTCCGTCCACTCCCTACCGTAACGATCGCGCGCGGCAGAGCCTCACCCGACCCGTCCCGACGCTCGGTCGTGTCGGGCAGGCGCACCGGCTTGCCGTCGGCGCGGGCGGCCCGCGCCGGACCCCGGCCGATCCACGCCATGAGCAGGGTGTCCTCGCCCTTGAGGTAGCGGTGGCAGCGCACACCGCCGGTGGCGCGGCCCTTGGCCGGGTACGCGGAGAACGGGGTGACCTTGGCCGCTCCGGCCTGGGTCCCCTCCAGGGCACTGCTCGCACCGGACACGGTCACCACGACCGAGTCCTCGGGGCTGCTCACCGCGCCGAACCACAGCACGCGGGCCTCCTCCGGCAGCCGTACGCCCGCCACACCGCCGGCCGGGCGGCCCTGCGGGCGCACCGCGGAGGCGGGGAAGCGCAGCAGCTGCGCCTCGGAGGTGACGAACGCCAGGTCCTCCTCGCCCGTGGACAGCTGGGAGACGCCGATGACGCGGTCGTCGTCCTTGAGGGTGATGACCTCGAAGTCGTCCTTGTTGGGCGGGTAGTCCGGGGCGACCCGCTTGACCACGCCGGCGACGGTGCCCAGCACGAAACCGGGCCCGGAGGCGTCCATGGACACCACCGACACGACCCGTTCGTCCCCGTCCAGCTGGACGAACTCGGCGACCGGAAGGCCCGACGCCAGCGGCGGGGCCTCCTCGCCCTCGTCGGGCAGCTCGGGCAGCTCCACCACCGGGACGCGGATCATCCGCCCCAGGTCGGTGACCAGGCCGACGTCCGAACGGGAGGTGGTGGGCACCGACACGGCGATCGCGTCGTGCCGCACGCGCAGCCCCTCGAACATGGGCGGCGGGACGGCCCCCCGGCTGCGGCCGATCCGCCCGTCCACGTCCATGAGCACGTGGCAGGGCTGGTCGGCCATCTCCAGCGGGATCACCGCGGCGCGGGAGACGCCGTCGCTCTCGCGCAGCTGCGTGCGGCGCGGGGTGGCGAACTTCTTGGAGACGTCGCCCAGCTCCTTGGAGACGACCCGGCGCAGCTTCTTGTCCGACTCCAGGATCGACGTGAGCTCGTCGATCTCGCTGTTGAGCTGGTCGCGCTCGGTCTCCAGCTCCAGCCGGTCGAACCTGGTCAGGCGGCGCAGCGGGGTGTCCAGGATGTAGCGGGCCTGGATGTCCGACAGGTCGTAGGCCGACATCAGCGACTCGCGGGCCGCGGTGGAGTCATCGGCCTCGCGGATGAGCGCGATGACGCGGTCGATGTCGAGCAGGGCCACCAGCAGGCCGTCCACCAGGTGCAGGCGCTCGCGGCGCTTGCGGCGGCGGAACTCGCTGCGGCGGCGCACGACCTCCAGCCGGTGGCCGACGTAGACCTGGAGGAGCTCGCGCAGGCCCAGGGTCTGGGGCTGGCCGTCGACCAGGGCGACGTTGTTGATGCCGAAGGACTCCTCCATCGGCGTCAGCCGGTAGAGCTCCTCCAGGACGGCCTCGGGGTTGAAGCCGTTCTTGAGCTCGATGACCAGCCGCAGCCCCTGGTTGCGGTCGGTCAGGTCCTTCAGGTCGGAGATGCCCTGGAGCTTCTTGGACTGCACCAGCTCCTTGATGCGGGCGACGACCTTCTCGGGGCCCACGTTGTAGGGCAGCTCGGTGACGATCAGGCCGGTGCGCCGGGCGCTGACCTTCTCGATGGCGACGGTGGCGCGGGTCTTGAACGTGCCCCGCCCGGTCCGGTAGGCGTCGCGGATGCCGTCCAGTCCGACGATGCTGCCACCGGTGGGCAGGTCCGGCCCCGGGACGAACTCGGTGAGCTCCTCCAGGGTGGCCTCGGGGTGGGCGATGAGGTGGCGGGCCGCCGCGATGACCTCGCCCAGGTTGTGCGGGGCCATGTTGGTGGCCATGCCGACCGCGATGCCGGCGGCGCCGTTGACCAGCAGGTTCGGGAAGGCCGCGGGCAGGACCTCGGGCTCGGTCTCCTGGCCGTCGTAGTTGGGCTTGAAGTCGACGACGTCCTCGTCGATGCCCGACACGAGCAGCTCGGCGGCCCGGTCCAGGCGGGCCTCGGTGTACCGCATGGCGGCGGGGGCGTCGTCGCCGCCCAGGGAGCCGAAGTTGCCGTGGCCGTCCACCAGGGGGACGCGCATGGCGAAGGGCTGGCTCAGGCGCACCAGCGCGTCGTAGATGGCGGAGTCGCCGTGGGGGTGCAGGCGGCCCATCACCTCACCGACCACGCGGGCGCACTTGACGTGCCCGCGCTCCGGGCGCAGCCCCATTTCGTTCATCTGGTACAGGATGCGGCGCTGGACGGGCTTCATGCCGTCCCGCGCGTCGGGCAGGGCGCGCTGGTAGATCACCGAGTAGGCGTACTCGAGGAAGCTGCCGCGCATCTCCTCGGAGACGTCGATGTCGATGATCTTCTCTGCGAGATCCTCGGGGGGGTGGGAAGTTGTACGGGCCATGTCCGTAATTCTGGCCCGAACCAGAGACTGAAACGTACGTGTGCGCGTGGTCGGGCGTGTGTGAGTCGCGCG is a window of Nocardiopsis changdeensis DNA encoding:
- a CDS encoding DNA gyrase/topoisomerase IV subunit B, with amino-acid sequence MTALTAAVHDPEDYSARHLSVLEGLEAVRKRPGMYIGSTDSRGLTHCMWEIIDNSVDEALGGFCTRIDVVLHNDGSVSVADDGRGIPVDIEPKSGLSGVELVMTKLHAGGKFGSGSYTASGGLHGVGASVVNALSARVDVEVDRQGHTHGLSFRRGIPGRFAGAGPDAEFTAVSGLEQFRKIAKKLTGTRIRFWPDMQIFIKGAEIARESLLERARQTAFLVPGLTISVRDERVEGEEQPFEEEFRFDGGISEFCTFLAPDDAVSDVLRIQGSGNFTETVPVLDDAGHMVPADVERRLDVDVALRWGTGYDTTVRSFVNVIATPKGGTHITGFERALVRVINDQLRAVKLLKNSDDPVTKDDTQEGLTAVVTVRLPEPQFEGQTKEILGTSAAARIVSQVVGRELREFLTSTNKADKAKARTVMEKVVNAAKARLAARQQRETQRRKNALENSALPAKLVDCRSEGLDRSELFIVEGDSALGTAKLARDSEFQALLPIRGKILNVQKSSVADMLKNAECAAIIQVIGAGSGRSFDLDAARYGRVILMADADVDGAHIRCLLLTLIYRYMRPMLEAGRVFAAVPPLHRIELTNTRRKRGAKPEDKYIYTYSDAELTRTLLDLEKRGIAWKEPVQRYKGLGEMDADQLAETTMDPRYRTLRRIRVEQAEEAANVFNLLMGNEVAPRRRFIQQGAQELDVARIDA
- a CDS encoding PLP-dependent cysteine synthase family protein, with the protein product MAPPTDPDGTPWVDRCSDSRRSWADEAVRKVIADANRSADTHLHVFPLPPEWGIDLYLKDESVHPTGSLKHRLARSLFLYGLANGWIDEGTTIVEASSGSTAVSEAYFARLLGLDFVTVIPRRTSPEKIALIERYGGRCHFVDSPPDMYSEAERLAAESGGHYMDQFTYAERATDWRGNNNIAESIFEQLSMERHPCPDWIVVGAGTGGTSATIGRYLRYKRLHTRLAVVDPENSAFFPGWVTGAADYGTGMPSRIEGIGRPRMEPSFVPSVIDLMMPVPDAASIAAMRHLYDRTGLSAGGSTGTNLWGVWHLVARMLDEGRRGSVVTLICDGGERYRHSYYNDAWVAERGLDPAPYRDAIDRFLGEGVWAPPA
- a CDS encoding tetratricopeptide repeat protein, with protein sequence MEESTYDIFNRARMFMELGDPIYAARTLEPAVEDEPESRSLLELLGRAYFHSAQLNKAERTFRRIIELDPVDHWAHIALARTLERQSRHEEAATYRRMHAVMSGGSLD
- a CDS encoding beta-class carbonic anhydrase; the encoded protein is MSNDSTSGPAGGAFDDVIAANEDYAARYSLAGLKPVAARGLALVTCMDSRIEPLDLLGLKPGDAKIMRNAGARVTDDTLRTLVLAVYLLGVERVLVMPHTRCKMASVPSDDAVHDTIMEEYGVDTRSLDFHTDNDQLGALRHDLERIRHHPLLPAGLPVAGAVYDVDTGRLSPVDF
- a CDS encoding DNA gyrase/topoisomerase IV subunit A: MARTTSHPPEDLAEKIIDIDVSEEMRGSFLEYAYSVIYQRALPDARDGMKPVQRRILYQMNEMGLRPERGHVKCARVVGEVMGRLHPHGDSAIYDALVRLSQPFAMRVPLVDGHGNFGSLGGDDAPAAMRYTEARLDRAAELLVSGIDEDVVDFKPNYDGQETEPEVLPAAFPNLLVNGAAGIAVGMATNMAPHNLGEVIAAARHLIAHPEATLEELTEFVPGPDLPTGGSIVGLDGIRDAYRTGRGTFKTRATVAIEKVSARRTGLIVTELPYNVGPEKVVARIKELVQSKKLQGISDLKDLTDRNQGLRLVIELKNGFNPEAVLEELYRLTPMEESFGINNVALVDGQPQTLGLRELLQVYVGHRLEVVRRRSEFRRRKRRERLHLVDGLLVALLDIDRVIALIREADDSTAARESLMSAYDLSDIQARYILDTPLRRLTRFDRLELETERDQLNSEIDELTSILESDKKLRRVVSKELGDVSKKFATPRRTQLRESDGVSRAAVIPLEMADQPCHVLMDVDGRIGRSRGAVPPPMFEGLRVRHDAIAVSVPTTSRSDVGLVTDLGRMIRVPVVELPELPDEGEEAPPLASGLPVAEFVQLDGDERVVSVVSMDASGPGFVLGTVAGVVKRVAPDYPPNKDDFEVITLKDDDRVIGVSQLSTGEEDLAFVTSEAQLLRFPASAVRPQGRPAGGVAGVRLPEEARVLWFGAVSSPEDSVVVTVSGASSALEGTQAGAAKVTPFSAYPAKGRATGGVRCHRYLKGEDTLLMAWIGRGPARAARADGKPVRLPDTTERRDGSGEALPRAIVTVGSGRTDFGITAPGSGA